Proteins from a genomic interval of Stenotrophomonas sp. 24(2023):
- a CDS encoding LysR family transcriptional regulator, whose protein sequence is MSEPQLPPLNALRAFEATARLGGVGRAAQALHVTHGAVSRQVKLLEDHLGLLLFQRVGRGLRLTEAGQRLQQACAQGFGLIDDTVRALTRAGQAPALVLGCSGSVLARWMIPRLPALQQALPGVPLQWSALDGSFTDAQAGLDAVLLLAQGPWPRGWQVRELAPERVGVVVAPAHPAAARLRHAPPAALLDEPVLHTTSRPQAWPAWAEAAGLDPSRLQRGAGFEHLYYLLEAAVAGLGPAIAPEPLVAEDLANGRLLAPWGFAATGGMWVLAWPDGRTDARVEALAAWLADQLR, encoded by the coding sequence AACCGCAGTTGCCGCCGCTCAACGCCCTGCGTGCGTTCGAGGCCACCGCCCGCCTGGGCGGGGTGGGTCGGGCCGCGCAGGCCCTGCATGTCACCCACGGTGCGGTCAGCCGTCAGGTGAAGCTGCTGGAAGACCACCTGGGGCTGCTGCTGTTCCAGCGCGTGGGTCGTGGGCTGCGCCTGACCGAGGCCGGGCAGCGCCTGCAGCAGGCGTGCGCGCAGGGGTTCGGACTGATCGACGACACGGTGCGCGCCCTCACCCGCGCCGGGCAGGCCCCTGCCCTGGTGCTGGGCTGCAGCGGCAGCGTGCTGGCGCGCTGGATGATTCCGCGCCTGCCGGCCCTGCAGCAGGCGCTGCCCGGTGTGCCCCTGCAGTGGTCGGCACTGGATGGCAGCTTCACCGATGCGCAGGCCGGGCTGGATGCGGTGCTGTTGCTGGCACAGGGGCCGTGGCCGCGCGGCTGGCAGGTACGCGAGCTGGCGCCGGAACGGGTCGGGGTGGTGGTGGCCCCGGCGCATCCGGCGGCGGCGCGCCTGCGCCATGCCCCGCCGGCGGCGCTGCTGGACGAACCGGTGCTGCATACGACCTCGCGGCCGCAAGCCTGGCCGGCCTGGGCCGAAGCGGCAGGGCTGGACCCGTCACGGCTGCAGCGCGGCGCAGGCTTCGAGCACCTGTACTACCTGCTGGAGGCAGCGGTGGCCGGGCTGGGGCCGGCCATCGCGCCGGAGCCGCTGGTGGCCGAGGACCTGGCCAATGGACGCCTGCTGGCCCCCTGGGGATTCGCCGCCACCGGCGGCATGTGGGTGCTGGCATGGCCCGATGGCCGCACCGATGCACGGGTGGAGGCGCTGGCCGCCTGGCTGGCCGACCAGCTGCGCTGA
- a CDS encoding toxic anion resistance protein: MTQDSQSPGTLVTPPASALDDGALQALGLARDDLPRIAEIGRELQDLRPGNLQVFGREAASRTASFSGQLLDQVRNSDLDASGEKLGDVVRIARSLKLDGFSERSKVPIIGGLIDRFRASKGELVQKFSDTNAQIEQLMGDVSAQQALMGKRVGEFDRMHDIVREERHALGLHAAAGKQRLAELQAEQVAGQGSEDPQQRIRQAEIDNAIRLIEKRVSDLVLMQHAADQSLPMIRLIQANALQLIEKFNTVRDITIPSWKRQFAIQLSLGEQKNAAELTSAIDDATNELMRRNADLMRQASVSTARSNQRGVIDVATLRHVNDQLIATVEEVRSIHREGMQQRQKAEVELARLRDDVQQRLAAPTAP, translated from the coding sequence ATGACCCAGGACAGCCAGAGCCCCGGCACCCTCGTTACCCCCCCTGCCTCCGCACTCGACGATGGGGCGCTGCAGGCCCTTGGCCTTGCCCGTGACGATCTGCCGCGCATCGCCGAAATCGGCCGTGAGCTGCAGGACCTGCGTCCGGGCAACCTGCAGGTGTTCGGACGCGAAGCCGCCAGCCGTACCGCCTCGTTCTCCGGCCAGCTGCTGGACCAGGTGCGCAACAGCGACCTGGACGCCAGCGGCGAGAAGCTGGGCGACGTGGTGCGCATTGCCCGCAGCCTGAAGCTGGACGGTTTCTCCGAGCGCTCCAAGGTGCCGATCATCGGGGGGCTGATCGACCGCTTCCGCGCGTCCAAGGGCGAGCTGGTGCAGAAGTTCAGCGACACCAATGCGCAGATCGAGCAGTTGATGGGCGATGTGAGCGCGCAGCAGGCGCTGATGGGCAAGCGCGTGGGCGAGTTCGACCGCATGCACGACATCGTCCGCGAGGAGCGCCACGCACTGGGCCTGCATGCGGCGGCGGGCAAGCAGCGCCTGGCCGAACTGCAGGCCGAGCAAGTGGCCGGGCAGGGCAGTGAAGACCCGCAGCAGCGCATCCGCCAGGCCGAGATCGACAATGCCATCCGCCTGATCGAGAAGCGCGTGTCCGATCTGGTGCTGATGCAGCATGCCGCCGACCAGTCGCTGCCGATGATCCGCCTGATCCAGGCCAATGCCCTGCAGCTGATCGAGAAGTTCAACACCGTCCGTGACATCACCATTCCGTCCTGGAAGCGCCAGTTCGCCATCCAGCTGTCGCTGGGCGAGCAGAAGAACGCGGCCGAGCTGACCAGTGCCATCGACGATGCGACCAACGAACTGATGCGGCGCAATGCCGACCTGATGCGGCAGGCCTCGGTGTCGACCGCGCGCAGCAACCAGCGTGGCGTGATCGACGTGGCCACCCTGCGTCACGTCAACGATCAGCTGATCGCGACCGTGGAAGAGGTCCGCAGCATCCATCGCGAAGGCATGCAGCAGCGGCAGAAGGCCGAGGTCGAACTGGCCCGGCTGCGCGACGATGTGCAGCAGCGGCTGGCGGCCCCCACGGCGCCCTGA